Proteins encoded together in one Pseudomonas sp. ADAK13 window:
- a CDS encoding esterase-like activity of phytase family protein: protein MRSGFALAILLLSGLAATSVVAAPAAELKLISEHPVDGMRGGNLSGLALCGKELWTVSDRDDDQIYRLDISADTWQAETVKINVPPVPESGLPFGLRSRTKAASLIRGGDLDFEGISCDAAGNRYIVSEAHAAVLQVPVTGEPEWLKIAPGMVREARASGLLLHFNALFEGLAVNPEGNQIWLAAERERRGLISIKRPQTLWDCDGPCVLLSEAGTEMQPAQMPKAKAVSRNFSDVALFEGKLFTLESSQFQLCRRDPVTAKVEQCWSYADEMLAPQRQYNQPYGLAEALVVEADGAWIGLDNNFGARADGEKRPIVYRFAAPAGGWSAKP from the coding sequence ATGCGCAGCGGTTTCGCCCTGGCGATTCTGTTGTTGAGCGGGTTGGCGGCCACCTCGGTGGTCGCGGCGCCCGCTGCTGAACTCAAATTGATCTCCGAACACCCGGTTGACGGCATGCGTGGCGGCAACCTGTCGGGCCTGGCCCTGTGTGGCAAGGAGTTGTGGACGGTTTCCGACCGCGACGACGACCAGATCTACCGGCTCGATATCAGTGCCGATACCTGGCAGGCCGAAACGGTGAAGATCAATGTGCCGCCGGTGCCGGAGTCCGGGTTGCCCTTTGGTTTGCGTTCGCGCACCAAGGCGGCTTCGTTGATTCGGGGTGGTGACCTGGATTTTGAAGGCATCAGCTGCGACGCGGCGGGCAACCGCTACATCGTCAGCGAAGCCCACGCGGCGGTGCTGCAGGTGCCGGTGACCGGTGAGCCCGAGTGGTTGAAGATCGCCCCGGGCATGGTTCGTGAAGCCCGGGCCAGTGGCCTGCTGCTGCATTTCAATGCGTTGTTTGAAGGCTTGGCGGTGAACCCCGAGGGCAATCAGATCTGGCTGGCCGCCGAGCGCGAGCGGCGTGGGTTGATTTCCATCAAGCGCCCGCAAACCCTCTGGGATTGCGACGGTCCTTGTGTGTTGTTGAGCGAGGCGGGCACCGAGATGCAGCCGGCCCAGATGCCCAAGGCCAAGGCGGTTTCGCGCAATTTCTCTGACGTCGCGCTGTTCGAGGGCAAGCTGTTTACCCTCGAAAGCAGCCAGTTTCAGTTGTGCCGTCGTGACCCCGTGACGGCGAAGGTCGAACAATGCTGGTCCTACGCCGATGAAATGCTGGCGCCGCAACGCCAATACAACCAGCCCTACGGCCTGGCCGAAGCGTTGGTGGTGGAAGCCGATGGCGCGTGGATCGGCCTGGACAATAACTTCGGCGCCCGCGCCGATGGCGAAAAACGGCCGATAGTCTATCGTTTCGCCGCCCCCGCGGGCGGCTGGAGTGCCAAGCCATGA
- the parE gene encoding DNA topoisomerase IV subunit B encodes MATPSASSYNADAIEVLSGLDPVRKRPGMYTDTSRPNHLAQEVIDNSVDEALAGHAKSVQVILHADHSLEVSDDGRGMPVDIHPEEGVSGVELILTKLHAGGKFSNKNYQFSGGLHGVGISVVNALSNHVRVKVKRDGNEYQMTFADGYKATDLEVIGTVGKRNTGTSVYFAPDPKYFDSPKFSISRLKHVLKAKAVLCPGLLVSFEDKGTGEKVEWHYEDGLRSYLEDSVSEFERLPNEPFCGSLAGNKEAVDWALLWLPEGGDSVQESYVNLIPTAQGGTHVNGLRQGLLDAMREFCEYRSLLPRGVKLAPEDVWERIAFVLSMKMQEPQFSGQTKERLSSREAAAFVSGVVKDAFSLWLNEHPELGLALAELAINNAGRRLKASKKVERKRITQGPALPGKLADCAGQDPMRSELFLVEGDSAGGSAKQARDKEFQAILPLRGKILNTWEVDGSEVLASQEVHNIAVAIGVDPGAADMSQLRYGKICILADADSDGLHIATLLCALFVQHFRPLVDAGHVYVAMPPLYRIDLGKEIFYALDEAERDGILDRLVAEKKRGKPQVTRFKGLGEMNPPQLRETTMDPNTRRLVQLTLEDFAATSEMMDMLLAKKRAPDRKNWLESKGNLAEVLG; translated from the coding sequence ATGGCCACTCCCAGCGCTAGCTCTTATAACGCCGACGCCATCGAAGTCCTCTCGGGCCTCGACCCGGTGCGCAAACGCCCCGGCATGTACACCGACACCAGTCGGCCGAACCACCTTGCCCAGGAAGTCATCGACAACAGCGTCGACGAAGCCTTGGCCGGGCACGCCAAGTCGGTACAAGTCATCCTTCACGCCGACCATTCCCTGGAAGTGTCCGACGACGGTCGTGGCATGCCGGTGGACATTCACCCGGAAGAGGGTGTGTCGGGCGTCGAGCTGATCCTCACCAAGCTGCACGCCGGCGGCAAGTTCTCCAACAAGAACTACCAGTTCTCCGGTGGCTTGCACGGTGTGGGTATTTCCGTGGTCAACGCCTTGTCGAACCACGTGCGGGTCAAGGTCAAGCGTGACGGCAACGAGTACCAGATGACCTTCGCCGATGGCTACAAGGCCACCGATCTTGAAGTGATCGGCACCGTCGGCAAGCGCAACACGGGTACCAGCGTGTATTTCGCGCCGGACCCGAAATATTTCGATTCACCCAAATTCTCCATCAGCCGCCTCAAGCACGTGCTCAAGGCCAAGGCTGTGCTGTGCCCGGGCCTGCTGGTCAGTTTTGAAGACAAAGGCACCGGCGAGAAGGTCGAATGGCACTACGAAGACGGCCTGCGCTCCTACCTGGAAGACTCCGTCAGCGAATTCGAGCGCCTGCCCAACGAGCCTTTCTGCGGCAGCCTGGCCGGTAATAAAGAAGCCGTGGACTGGGCCTTGCTGTGGTTGCCGGAAGGCGGCGACAGCGTTCAGGAAAGCTACGTCAACCTGATCCCGACCGCCCAGGGCGGCACCCACGTCAACGGTTTGCGCCAGGGCTTGCTGGATGCCATGCGCGAGTTCTGCGAATACCGCAGCCTGCTGCCGCGCGGCGTGAAGCTGGCGCCGGAAGACGTCTGGGAACGCATTGCTTTCGTCCTGTCGATGAAGATGCAGGAGCCGCAATTCTCCGGCCAGACCAAGGAGCGCCTGTCGTCCCGCGAGGCCGCTGCGTTTGTCTCCGGTGTGGTCAAGGATGCCTTCAGCCTGTGGCTCAACGAGCACCCTGAATTGGGCCTGGCCCTGGCAGAGCTGGCAATCAACAACGCCGGCCGCCGCCTGAAGGCCAGCAAGAAAGTCGAGCGCAAGCGCATCACCCAGGGCCCGGCGCTGCCGGGCAAGCTGGCGGACTGCGCCGGGCAAGACCCGATGCGTTCCGAGCTGTTCCTGGTGGAAGGTGATTCCGCCGGCGGTTCTGCCAAGCAAGCGCGGGACAAGGAGTTCCAGGCGATCCTGCCGCTGCGCGGCAAGATCCTCAACACCTGGGAAGTCGACGGCAGCGAAGTGCTGGCGAGCCAGGAAGTGCACAACATTGCCGTGGCCATCGGTGTCGACCCAGGCGCGGCCGACATGAGCCAGCTGCGCTACGGCAAGATCTGCATCCTCGCCGACGCCGACTCCGACGGCTTGCACATTGCGACCTTGCTCTGCGCACTGTTCGTCCAGCACTTCCGCCCGTTGGTGGATGCCGGTCACGTCTACGTCGCCATGCCGCCGCTGTACCGTATCGACCTCGGCAAAGAGATTTTCTACGCCCTGGACGAAGCCGAGCGCGATGGCATTCTCGACCGCCTGGTGGCCGAGAAGAAACGCGGCAAGCCTCAAGTCACCCGATTCAAAGGCCTGGGTGAGATGAATCCGCCGCAGCTGCGGGAAACCACCATGGACCCGAACACCCGGCGCCTGGTGCAGTTGACCCTGGAAGATTTCGCCGCCACGTCGGAAATGATGGACATGTTGCTGGCGAAGAAGCGTGCGCCGGACCGCAAGAACTGGCTGGAGTCCAAGGGCAACCTGGCCGAGGTTCTGGGCTGA
- a CDS encoding YqiA/YcfP family alpha/beta fold hydrolase: MSASILYIHGFNSAPASNKASQLITVMDSLGLADQLRVPALHHHPRQAIPQLEAAIRDLGRPLLVGSSLGGYYATHLAERHGLNALLVNPAVSPHRMFDGYLGTQKNLYTDETWELTHDHVAALAELEVPAPQDAQRYQVWLQTGDETLDYRLAQQYYRACALRIQAGGDHGYQGFAQQLPALLSFAGIGADQYQSFDFAAL; this comes from the coding sequence ATGTCCGCATCGATCTTGTATATCCACGGTTTCAACAGCGCGCCCGCCTCCAACAAGGCCAGCCAACTGATCACCGTGATGGACAGCCTCGGTCTGGCCGACCAACTGCGCGTGCCGGCCCTGCATCACCATCCCCGCCAGGCGATCCCCCAGTTGGAGGCGGCGATCCGTGACCTCGGAAGGCCACTGCTGGTAGGCAGCTCACTCGGCGGCTACTATGCAACCCATCTTGCCGAACGCCATGGCCTCAACGCCTTGCTGGTCAACCCGGCGGTCAGCCCTCATCGGATGTTCGACGGTTACCTGGGCACCCAGAAGAACCTCTACACCGATGAGACCTGGGAATTGACCCACGACCACGTCGCGGCCCTGGCCGAGCTGGAAGTGCCGGCGCCCCAGGACGCCCAGCGTTATCAGGTGTGGTTGCAGACCGGTGACGAAACACTGGATTATCGGCTCGCCCAGCAGTATTACCGGGCCTGTGCCTTGCGCATCCAGGCCGGTGGCGACCATGGTTACCAGGGGTTCGCCCAACAGTTACCGGCGCTGTTGAGTTTTGCCGGCATTGGCGCAGATCAGTACCAATCCTTCGATTTCGCAGCATTGTGA
- the cpdA gene encoding 3',5'-cyclic-AMP phosphodiesterase, which translates to MSSVSALNPDASALLVQLSDSHLFAEADGGLLGMKTRDSLQRVIETVLAQQPQIDLMLATGDLSQDGTLESYQAFRDMTRQIQAPARWIPGNHDEPQVMLQAAVNSALLEPVVDVGNWRITLLDSAVPGSVPGYLQDQQLQLLAQSLSEAPTRHHLVCFHHHPVSIGCAWMEPIGLRNPEALFAVLDRFPQVRAVLWGHVHQEIDRERNGVRLLASPSTCIQFAPGSEDFKVSEEAPGYRWLRLHADGRLETGVERVQGFAFQVDYGSSGY; encoded by the coding sequence TTGTCGAGCGTATCCGCCTTGAATCCTGACGCTTCGGCGTTGCTGGTGCAGTTGTCCGACAGCCACCTGTTTGCGGAGGCGGACGGCGGGCTGCTGGGCATGAAAACCCGCGACAGCCTGCAACGGGTCATCGAAACGGTACTGGCGCAGCAGCCGCAGATTGACCTGATGCTGGCCACCGGGGATTTGTCCCAGGACGGCACGCTGGAGTCCTATCAGGCCTTTCGCGACATGACCCGGCAGATTCAGGCGCCGGCGCGCTGGATCCCGGGGAACCACGATGAGCCGCAGGTGATGCTGCAAGCCGCGGTCAACAGCGCGTTGCTGGAGCCGGTGGTGGATGTGGGCAACTGGCGTATCACCCTGCTGGACTCGGCCGTGCCGGGCTCGGTGCCGGGGTATTTGCAGGACCAGCAGCTGCAACTGCTGGCGCAATCCTTGAGCGAAGCGCCGACTCGTCATCATCTGGTGTGTTTCCACCATCATCCGGTGTCCATCGGTTGCGCGTGGATGGAGCCCATCGGCCTGCGCAACCCCGAGGCGTTGTTTGCGGTGCTGGATCGGTTCCCGCAGGTGCGTGCGGTGCTCTGGGGCCATGTGCACCAGGAAATCGACCGCGAACGCAACGGCGTGCGCCTGCTGGCGTCGCCGTCCACCTGCATCCAGTTCGCCCCCGGCAGCGAGGACTTCAAGGTGAGCGAGGAAGCGCCCGGTTATCGCTGGCTGCGCCTGCATGCCGACGGACGGTTGGAAACCGGCGTGGAGCGGGTGCAGGGCTTTGCGTTTCAGGTGGATTACGGTAGTAGCGGGTACTGA
- a CDS encoding DUF1249 domain-containing protein — protein sequence MAVKARERYRVDLIGLQAACEANYARLMRLLPDMRHTPEARRIAVTHGDQMLGVLTLEVIVNCPYTTTLRVRQEHSLPWLPVPQLEVQVYHDARMAEVISAEHARRFRSIYPYPNVFMHQPDEKAQLNVFLGEWLSHCLALGHEFEVVR from the coding sequence ATGGCAGTAAAGGCACGGGAGCGATATCGGGTTGACCTGATCGGGCTGCAAGCAGCCTGCGAGGCCAACTATGCACGGCTGATGCGGCTGCTGCCGGACATGCGCCACACCCCTGAGGCGCGGCGCATCGCCGTGACCCACGGAGACCAGATGCTCGGCGTGCTGACCCTGGAAGTGATCGTGAATTGCCCGTACACCACCACCCTGCGGGTGCGCCAGGAACACAGCCTGCCATGGCTGCCGGTGCCGCAGCTGGAGGTGCAGGTGTACCACGACGCGCGCATGGCCGAAGTGATCAGCGCCGAACATGCGCGACGCTTTCGCAGCATCTACCCTTACCCCAACGTGTTCATGCACCAGCCGGATGAGAAAGCACAGCTCAATGTGTTCCTCGGCGAATGGTTGAGCCACTGCCTGGCCCTGGGCCACGAGTTCGAAGTCGTTCGATAG
- a CDS encoding NUDIX domain-containing protein, producing the protein MTDTAKSTPSKVEIVQRDNAYKGFYKLDRLKLRHEKFDGGMSRELNREVFVRHDAVCVLPYDPQRDEVVLIEQFRVGAMGRTDNPWLIEMVAGLIDKDEQPEEVAHREAEEEAGLTFSALWPITKYFPSPGGSTEFVHLFLGRCESAGAGGVHGLEEEAEDIRVTVWAFEDALQAVRDGKISNAASIIALQWLALNRAEVRGLWQ; encoded by the coding sequence ATGACGGACACAGCGAAATCGACGCCGAGCAAGGTTGAAATTGTTCAGCGCGACAATGCCTACAAGGGCTTCTACAAACTGGATCGGCTGAAGCTGCGGCACGAGAAGTTTGATGGCGGCATGAGCCGTGAGCTCAATCGCGAAGTCTTTGTTCGTCATGACGCCGTGTGCGTGCTGCCCTACGACCCGCAGCGCGATGAAGTGGTGCTGATCGAGCAGTTTCGCGTAGGCGCCATGGGCCGTACCGACAACCCGTGGCTGATCGAAATGGTCGCCGGCCTGATCGACAAGGATGAGCAACCGGAGGAGGTTGCGCACCGCGAAGCCGAAGAGGAAGCTGGCCTTACATTCTCCGCACTCTGGCCGATCACCAAGTACTTTCCGTCGCCGGGTGGCAGCACCGAATTTGTCCACTTGTTCCTGGGCCGTTGCGAAAGCGCCGGGGCCGGTGGCGTCCATGGACTGGAAGAGGAAGCCGAAGATATCCGCGTCACCGTCTGGGCCTTTGAAGACGCCCTGCAAGCGGTACGTGACGGTAAAATTTCCAACGCAGCGAGCATTATTGCCCTGCAATGGCTTGCGCTTAATCGCGCGGAAGTGAGGGGGTTATGGCAGTAA
- a CDS encoding RsiV family protein, translated as MSLLKIASMACIALTLGACQSLFQPSYLKPLDTTADASEQIKPGCSSPDCPLVNIDTVHFPSEPQLDQIVEKRLLEMARTSPGQAMPATLNAYRDKFLRESPDRNSMYLQAKVREQHDGLVIVEVSSYLDTGTAHGEPGRGFINYSRLLHKELSLTDMLLPGQEEAFWKTAKVAHNNWLINSQMDRDPDFVKNWPFQKTPNVALTSNGVVLKYNVTTIAPYALGLIEMTIPYARLTGVIKPELVPARH; from the coding sequence ATGTCGCTTTTAAAAATCGCCTCCATGGCCTGTATCGCCCTGACCCTTGGCGCTTGCCAGAGCCTGTTCCAACCCAGCTACCTCAAGCCGCTGGACACCACCGCAGACGCCTCGGAGCAAATCAAGCCCGGCTGCAGCAGCCCGGATTGCCCGCTGGTCAACATCGACACGGTGCACTTCCCGTCCGAGCCGCAACTGGACCAGATCGTCGAAAAACGCCTGCTGGAGATGGCCCGCACCTCGCCTGGCCAGGCCATGCCCGCCACCCTCAACGCCTACCGCGACAAATTCTTGCGTGAGTCGCCTGACCGCAACAGCATGTACTTGCAGGCCAAGGTACGTGAGCAGCATGACGGACTGGTGATCGTTGAAGTCTCCAGCTACCTGGACACCGGCACCGCCCACGGCGAGCCGGGCCGCGGCTTTATCAACTATTCACGCCTGCTGCACAAAGAGCTGAGCCTGACCGACATGCTGCTGCCGGGCCAGGAAGAGGCGTTCTGGAAGACTGCGAAAGTCGCCCACAACAACTGGCTGATCAACTCGCAGATGGACCGCGACCCGGATTTCGTGAAGAACTGGCCGTTCCAGAAAACCCCGAATGTGGCGCTGACCAGCAATGGCGTGGTGCTCAAGTACAACGTGACCACCATCGCGCCGTACGCATTGGGGCTGATCGAAATGACCATCCCCTATGCGCGCCTGACCGGCGTAATCAAGCCTGAACTGGTGCCCGCACGCCACTGA
- the cytX gene encoding putative hydroxymethylpyrimidine transporter CytX: MSIQPSTYSPDIAVPADKRVFGARDLFSLWFSLGIGLMVLQTGALLAPGLGLSGSLLAIFLGTLVGVLLLAAVGVIGSDTGLSAMAALKLSLGTKGASLPALLNLLQLIGWGSFEIIVMRDAASLLGTRAFSEGSLLASPLFWTLVFGALATLLAVSGPLTFVRQILRKWGIWLLLAACLWLTWNLFAKADLAALWAQAGDGSMPFAVGFDIAIAMPLSWLPLIADYSRFGKRAKSVFGGTALGFFIGNFWLMSLGVAYTLAFAPSGEVNALLLALAGAGLGIPLLLILLDESENAFADIHSAAVSSGILLRLKVEHLALAIGVICTLIACFAPLAQYQNFLLLIGSVFAPLFGVVLVDHFILRRRGHGIAANLRWPALLAWLGGISTYHVLANLYPDVGATLPALVLAGLLHFILGRAFSGVRAPVQA, encoded by the coding sequence TTGAGCATTCAACCCAGCACCTATTCCCCAGACATCGCGGTGCCCGCCGACAAACGCGTCTTCGGCGCCCGCGATCTCTTTTCCCTGTGGTTCTCCCTGGGCATCGGCCTGATGGTCCTGCAAACCGGCGCGCTGTTGGCGCCGGGCCTGGGCCTCTCCGGTTCCTTACTGGCGATCTTCCTCGGCACCCTGGTCGGCGTGCTGTTGCTCGCCGCCGTCGGCGTGATCGGCAGCGACACCGGCCTGTCCGCCATGGCCGCCCTCAAGCTCAGCCTCGGCACCAAGGGCGCGAGCCTGCCGGCGCTGTTGAACCTGCTGCAGTTGATCGGCTGGGGCTCGTTCGAAATCATCGTGATGCGCGATGCCGCCAGCCTGTTGGGCACCCGCGCGTTCAGCGAAGGCAGCCTGCTGGCCAGCCCGTTGTTCTGGACCCTGGTATTCGGCGCCCTCGCGACCTTGCTCGCCGTCAGCGGCCCGTTGACTTTTGTGCGGCAGATCCTGCGCAAGTGGGGCATCTGGCTGCTGCTGGCCGCCTGCCTGTGGCTGACCTGGAACCTGTTCGCCAAGGCCGACCTGGCCGCACTCTGGGCCCAGGCCGGTGACGGCTCGATGCCATTTGCGGTGGGTTTTGATATCGCCATTGCCATGCCGCTGTCCTGGCTGCCACTGATTGCCGACTACTCACGTTTCGGCAAACGCGCCAAAAGCGTGTTCGGCGGCACCGCGCTGGGTTTCTTTATCGGCAACTTCTGGCTGATGAGCCTGGGCGTGGCCTACACCCTGGCCTTCGCGCCAAGCGGTGAAGTGAACGCCTTGCTGCTGGCATTGGCCGGGGCCGGCCTGGGGATTCCGCTGCTGCTGATCCTGCTGGATGAATCAGAAAACGCTTTCGCCGATATTCACTCGGCGGCCGTGTCCAGCGGGATTCTGTTGCGCCTGAAGGTCGAGCACCTGGCGTTGGCCATCGGCGTCATCTGTACGCTGATCGCCTGCTTCGCACCGTTGGCGCAGTACCAGAACTTCCTGCTGCTGATCGGCTCGGTGTTCGCGCCGCTGTTCGGCGTGGTGCTGGTGGATCACTTCATCCTGCGCCGTCGTGGCCATGGGATTGCTGCCAACCTGCGTTGGCCGGCACTGCTGGCCTGGCTGGGTGGCATCAGCACCTATCACGTGCTGGCGAATCTGTACCCGGACGTCGGTGCGACCCTGCCGGCGCTGGTGCTGGCAGGGCTGTTGCACTTCATTCTGGGCCGGGCCTTCAGTGGCGTGCGGGCACCAGTTCAGGCTTGA